The following proteins are encoded in a genomic region of Mycolicibacterium confluentis:
- a CDS encoding Ms4533A family Cys-rich leader peptide: MRSVTGTSCGHVLALLAVGFSAVADVCCCR; the protein is encoded by the coding sequence ATGCGTTCGGTGACCGGCACCAGCTGTGGCCATGTCTTGGCCCTGCTTGCCGTGGGTTTTTCCGCCGTCGCTGATGTCTGTTGTTGTCGCTGA
- a CDS encoding sulfate/molybdate ABC transporter ATP-binding protein: MTNAITVTGANKHYGNFAALDNVDFVVPSGSLTALLGPSGSGKSTLLRAIAGLDEPDTGTITINGRDVTRVPPQKRGIGFVFQHYAAFKHLTVRDNVAFGLKIRKRPKAEVKEKVDNLLEVVGLAGFQSRYPNQLSGGQRQRMALARALAVDPEVLLLDEPFGALDAKVRDDLRAWLRRLHDEVHVTTVLVTHDQAEALDVADRIAVLNKGRVEQVGSPTEVYDAPANAFVMSFLGTVSSLNGILVRPHDIRVGRNPEMAIAAGDGTAETTGVTRATVDRVVYLGFEVRVELTSATTHTQFTAQITRGDAEALGIREGQTVYVRATRVPPIAGSLQIPVADEADEDEALSNA; encoded by the coding sequence ATGACGAACGCGATCACCGTCACCGGTGCCAACAAGCATTACGGAAACTTCGCCGCCCTGGACAATGTCGACTTCGTGGTGCCGTCGGGGTCGTTGACCGCGCTGCTGGGACCGTCTGGATCAGGTAAGTCGACGCTGCTGCGCGCCATCGCCGGCCTCGACGAACCCGACACCGGAACCATCACGATCAACGGCCGCGACGTGACGCGGGTGCCCCCGCAGAAGCGCGGCATCGGCTTCGTGTTCCAGCACTACGCGGCGTTCAAACACCTCACGGTGCGGGACAACGTGGCCTTCGGGTTGAAGATCCGCAAGCGCCCCAAGGCCGAAGTCAAAGAGAAGGTCGACAACCTGCTCGAGGTGGTCGGGTTGGCCGGCTTCCAGAGCCGTTACCCGAATCAGCTTTCGGGTGGTCAGCGGCAGCGTATGGCGCTGGCCCGCGCGTTGGCCGTCGACCCCGAGGTGCTGCTGCTCGACGAACCGTTCGGTGCGCTGGACGCCAAGGTGCGTGACGACCTGCGGGCCTGGCTGCGTCGCCTGCACGACGAGGTGCATGTCACCACGGTGCTCGTGACGCACGATCAGGCCGAGGCACTCGATGTCGCCGACCGGATCGCAGTGTTGAACAAGGGCCGCGTCGAGCAGGTCGGGTCGCCCACCGAGGTGTACGACGCGCCGGCCAACGCCTTCGTGATGTCCTTCCTGGGCACTGTGTCGTCGCTGAACGGGATCCTGGTGCGCCCGCACGACATTCGCGTGGGGCGTAACCCGGAGATGGCGATTGCGGCCGGTGACGGCACCGCCGAGACCACGGGTGTCACGAGGGCGACCGTGGACCGGGTGGTGTACCTCGGGTTCGAGGTGCGGGTCGAGTTGACCAGTGCGACGACGCACACGCAGTTCACCGCCCAGATCACCCGCGGTGACGCCGAGGCGCTCGGCATCCGGGAAGGGCAGACCGTCTACGTGCGGGCCACCCGGGTGCCGCCGATCGCGGGCAGCCTGCAGATCCCGGTGGCCGATGAGGCCGACGAGGACGAGGCGCTGAGTAACGCCTGA
- a CDS encoding glycoside hydrolase family 15 protein produces the protein MAIDTESGATPPFTVTAPVPYVPSGPLRNTFPPIADYGFLSDCENTCLISSAGSVEWLCVPRPDSPSVFGAILDRGAGHFRLGPYGVSVPSARRYLPGSLILETTWQTHTGWVIVREALVMGPWHDLEARSRTHRRTPMDWDAEHILLRTVRCVSGTVELVMSCEPSFDYHRIPATWEYSAAAYGEAIARASRNPDAHPTLRLTTNLRLGLEGHEARARTRMKEGDNAFVALSWSKHPAPQTYEEAADKMWQTSECWRQWINIGDFPDHPWRSYLQRSALTLKGLTYSPTGALLAASTTSLPETPQGERNWDYRYAWVRDSTFALWGLYTLGLDREADDFFAFIADVSGANNGERHPLQVMYGVGGERSLVEEELLHLSGYDHSRPVRIGNGAFDQMQHDIWGTMLDSVYLHTKSREQIPETLWPVLKEQVEEAIKHWKQPDRGIWEVRGEPQHFTSSKIMCWVALDRGSKLAELMGEKSYAQQWRAIAEEIKADVLTYGVDKRGVLTQRYGDDALDASLLLAVLTRFLPPDDPRIRATVLAIADELTDDGLVLRYRVEETDDGLAGEEGTFTICSFWLVSALVEIGEIHRARHLCERLLSFASPLHLYAEEIEPRTGRHLGNFPQAFTHLALINAVVHVIRAEEEADSSGVFQPANAPM, from the coding sequence ATGGCAATCGACACCGAGAGCGGGGCAACACCACCCTTCACTGTGACAGCCCCGGTGCCCTACGTGCCGTCGGGTCCGCTGCGCAACACGTTCCCCCCGATCGCCGACTACGGCTTCCTCTCGGACTGCGAGAACACATGCCTGATCAGTTCGGCCGGTTCGGTGGAGTGGCTGTGCGTGCCGCGGCCCGATTCGCCCAGCGTGTTCGGCGCGATCCTGGATCGCGGCGCCGGGCATTTCCGGCTCGGACCGTACGGCGTCTCGGTGCCCTCCGCCCGGCGCTATCTGCCCGGCAGCCTCATCCTCGAGACCACGTGGCAAACCCACACAGGCTGGGTCATCGTGCGCGAGGCGCTGGTCATGGGCCCGTGGCACGATCTGGAGGCGCGGTCGCGCACCCACCGCCGCACCCCGATGGACTGGGACGCCGAGCACATCCTGCTGCGCACCGTGCGCTGCGTGTCCGGCACGGTCGAACTGGTGATGAGCTGTGAGCCGTCGTTCGACTACCACCGCATCCCGGCCACCTGGGAGTACTCGGCAGCCGCGTACGGCGAGGCGATCGCCCGTGCCAGCCGCAACCCCGACGCCCACCCGACGCTGCGCCTGACCACCAACCTGCGGTTGGGCCTGGAGGGCCACGAGGCGCGCGCCCGGACGCGAATGAAAGAGGGCGACAACGCATTCGTCGCACTGTCCTGGTCCAAACATCCGGCTCCGCAGACGTACGAGGAAGCCGCGGACAAGATGTGGCAGACCAGCGAGTGCTGGCGCCAGTGGATCAACATCGGCGACTTCCCGGACCACCCGTGGCGCTCCTACCTGCAGCGCAGCGCACTGACACTCAAGGGCCTGACGTACTCCCCGACCGGCGCGCTGCTCGCCGCGAGCACCACATCACTGCCCGAGACCCCGCAGGGCGAACGCAACTGGGACTACCGCTACGCGTGGGTGCGCGATTCGACGTTCGCGTTGTGGGGCCTCTACACACTGGGCCTCGATCGAGAGGCCGACGACTTCTTCGCATTCATCGCCGACGTGTCGGGAGCCAACAACGGTGAACGCCACCCGCTGCAGGTGATGTACGGCGTGGGCGGGGAACGCAGCCTGGTCGAGGAGGAGCTGCTGCACCTGTCGGGCTACGACCACTCGCGGCCCGTGCGGATCGGCAACGGCGCCTTCGACCAGATGCAGCACGACATCTGGGGCACCATGCTCGACTCGGTCTACCTGCACACCAAGTCGCGCGAGCAGATCCCCGAGACGCTGTGGCCCGTGCTCAAGGAGCAGGTCGAAGAGGCGATCAAGCACTGGAAGCAGCCTGACCGCGGCATCTGGGAGGTGCGCGGCGAACCGCAGCACTTCACGTCCAGCAAGATCATGTGCTGGGTGGCGCTCGACCGTGGCTCCAAGCTGGCCGAGCTAATGGGCGAGAAGAGCTACGCCCAGCAGTGGCGGGCCATCGCCGAGGAGATCAAGGCCGACGTGCTGACCTACGGCGTCGACAAGCGCGGCGTGCTGACCCAGCGGTACGGCGACGACGCGCTGGACGCATCGCTGCTGCTGGCCGTGCTGACCCGGTTCCTGCCGCCGGACGACCCGCGCATCCGTGCCACCGTGCTGGCCATCGCCGACGAACTCACCGATGACGGTCTGGTGCTGCGCTACCGCGTCGAGGAGACCGACGACGGTCTGGCCGGCGAGGAGGGCACGTTCACGATCTGCTCGTTCTGGCTGGTGTCCGCACTGGTCGAGATCGGCGAGATCCACCGGGCCCGGCACTTGTGCGAGCGCCTGCTGTCGTTCGCGAGCCCGCTGCACCTCTACGCGGAGGAGATCGAACCGCGCACCGGCCGCCATCTGGGCAACTTCCCGCAGGCGTTCACCCACCTGGCGTTGATCAACGCCGTAGTGCACGTGATCCGCGCCGAGGAGGAAGCCGACAGTTCCGGGGTGTTCCAGCCCGCGAACGCGCCAATGTGA
- a CDS encoding FAD-dependent oxidoreductase — protein MANRSEVPTQAATGCLIAGGGPAGMMLGLLLARAGVDVTVMEKHEDFLRDFRGDTVHASTLRLLDELGLADEFAALPHRMIEGLTFRAGETPVRVDLTTLPGPHKHIALVPQWDFLEMLARAAEKEPTFTLLRRCEVVAPLTDGGRVRGVVYRRADGTTAKMRAELTVACDGRASTLRQAAGVRTRSFGAPMDVWWFRLPREDTDPAGLNGVFDAGRGMALIDRGDYYQIAFLIQKGSDAVLRAEGIEAFRGRVTTLAPWLAPKLDALASFDDVKLLDVQLNRVRRWYRDGLLLIGDAAHAMSPIGGVGINLAVADAVAAGRILAQPLLTHSVTTRDLARVQVRRWLPTALIQGVQRIVQNRVIAGAIADDAPIVGTPRAVRLVNRLPLLRRIAAYGVAIGPLPEHVPDFARR, from the coding sequence GTGGCCAACCGAAGTGAGGTCCCGACGCAGGCCGCGACCGGATGTCTGATCGCCGGGGGCGGTCCGGCCGGCATGATGCTGGGCCTGCTGCTGGCGCGCGCCGGCGTCGACGTCACGGTGATGGAGAAACACGAGGACTTCCTGCGGGATTTCCGCGGGGACACTGTGCACGCCAGCACGCTGCGCCTGCTCGACGAGTTGGGCCTGGCCGACGAGTTCGCCGCGCTGCCGCACCGAATGATCGAGGGGCTGACCTTCCGGGCCGGCGAGACCCCTGTGCGGGTCGACCTGACCACGTTGCCCGGCCCGCACAAGCACATCGCCCTGGTGCCGCAGTGGGACTTCCTGGAGATGCTGGCGCGGGCGGCCGAGAAGGAACCGACGTTCACCCTGCTGCGCCGTTGTGAGGTGGTCGCGCCGCTGACCGACGGCGGCCGGGTGCGCGGCGTGGTCTATCGCAGGGCCGACGGGACGACGGCCAAGATGCGCGCGGAGTTGACGGTGGCGTGTGACGGCCGGGCGTCGACCCTGCGTCAGGCCGCGGGCGTCCGCACCCGCAGCTTCGGGGCGCCCATGGACGTGTGGTGGTTCCGGCTGCCCCGGGAGGACACCGACCCCGCGGGCCTCAACGGCGTGTTCGACGCGGGCCGCGGCATGGCCCTGATCGACCGCGGCGACTACTACCAGATCGCGTTCCTGATCCAGAAGGGCAGCGACGCGGTGCTGCGCGCCGAGGGCATCGAGGCGTTCCGCGGCCGCGTGACGACTTTGGCCCCATGGCTGGCGCCCAAACTCGACGCGCTGGCGTCGTTCGACGACGTCAAACTGCTCGACGTTCAGCTCAACCGCGTGCGCAGGTGGTACCGCGACGGCTTGCTGCTCATCGGCGACGCGGCCCACGCGATGTCGCCGATCGGCGGGGTCGGCATCAACCTCGCGGTCGCGGACGCGGTGGCCGCGGGCCGGATCCTGGCGCAGCCACTGCTGACCCACTCGGTCACCACGCGCGACCTCGCCCGGGTGCAGGTGCGGCGCTGGCTGCCCACCGCCCTGATCCAGGGCGTGCAGCGCATCGTCCAGAACCGAGTGATCGCCGGGGCCATCGCCGACGACGCGCCCATCGTCGGAACGCCACGCGCGGTGCGTCTGGTCAACCGACTGCCCCTGCTGCGCCGCATCGCCGCCTACGGCGTCGCGATCGGGCCGCTGCCCGAGCACGTACCGGACTTTGCTCGTCGATGA
- a CDS encoding sulfate ABC transporter substrate-binding protein gives MTASLLAACGGGASDVAGESGGAAADTTLTLVAYAVPEPGWSKIIPAFAATPEGKGVAVTTSYGASGDQSRAVVDGKPADIVNFSVEPDITRLVKADKVAKDWNADATKGLPFGSLVTFAVRPGNPKGIKDWPDLLKPGVEVITPSPLSSGAAKWNLLAPYAWASKGGQDPQAGLDYVTELVNDHIKLRPGSGREATDVFRQGSGDVLLAYENEALNFDLEFVNPPETFKIENPVAVVTSSAHQEQANALKNFLYTTEAQKLWAEAGFRPVDPAVLAEFKDKFPAPAKLWTIADLGGWAEVDPALFDKENGSITKIYTKATG, from the coding sequence ATGACCGCCTCGCTGCTCGCCGCCTGTGGCGGTGGTGCCAGCGATGTCGCCGGTGAAAGTGGTGGCGCCGCCGCCGACACCACGTTGACGCTGGTGGCGTACGCGGTGCCGGAGCCGGGCTGGAGCAAGATCATTCCCGCCTTCGCGGCCACCCCCGAGGGCAAGGGTGTCGCAGTGACGACCTCCTACGGCGCCTCCGGTGATCAGTCCCGCGCGGTCGTCGACGGCAAGCCCGCCGACATCGTCAACTTCTCCGTCGAGCCCGACATCACCCGCCTGGTGAAGGCCGACAAGGTGGCCAAGGACTGGAATGCCGACGCCACCAAGGGGCTTCCCTTCGGGTCGCTCGTCACGTTCGCGGTGCGCCCCGGCAACCCCAAGGGCATCAAGGATTGGCCCGACCTGTTGAAGCCCGGTGTCGAGGTCATCACGCCCAGCCCGCTGAGTTCCGGTGCGGCCAAGTGGAACCTGTTGGCGCCGTACGCGTGGGCCAGCAAGGGTGGCCAGGATCCTCAGGCCGGTCTGGACTACGTCACCGAACTGGTGAACGACCACATCAAGCTGCGTCCCGGCTCGGGTCGTGAGGCCACGGATGTGTTCCGGCAGGGCAGCGGTGACGTGCTGTTGGCCTACGAGAACGAGGCGCTGAACTTCGACCTCGAATTCGTCAACCCGCCGGAGACCTTCAAGATCGAGAACCCCGTCGCCGTCGTCACCAGCAGCGCACATCAGGAGCAGGCCAACGCGCTGAAGAACTTCCTCTACACCACGGAGGCGCAGAAGTTGTGGGCCGAGGCCGGGTTCCGACCCGTCGACCCCGCCGTGCTCGCCGAGTTCAAGGACAAGTTCCCCGCACCCGCCAAGCTGTGGACCATCGCCGACCTCGGCGGCTGGGCTGAGGTCGATCCTGCGCTGTTCGACAAGGAGAACGGCTCGATCACCAAGATCTACACCAAGGCGACCGGATGA
- the cysW gene encoding sulfate ABC transporter permease subunit CysW, producing MSLSPAVKYLLRFIALAYIGILVVVPVGLILWRTLEPGVGEFVSSISTPAAISALQLSLLVVAIVVPLNVLFGVPTALVLARNKFRGKSILQAIIDLPFAVSPVVVGVALILLWGSAGLFGFVENDFGFKIIFSFPGIVLASIFVTVPFVIREVEPVLHEIGTDQEEAASTLGSQWWQTFWRITLPSIRWGLTYGIVLTIARTLGEFGAVLMVSSNLPGTSQTLTLLVADRYTRANEYGAYAISTVLMAVAVLVLVVQVVLDARRTQAAK from the coding sequence ATGAGCCTGTCACCGGCGGTCAAGTATCTGCTCCGCTTCATTGCGCTGGCCTACATCGGCATCCTGGTCGTGGTGCCCGTGGGTCTGATCCTGTGGCGCACGCTGGAACCCGGGGTCGGCGAGTTCGTCTCCTCGATCTCCACACCCGCCGCTATCTCCGCACTGCAGTTGTCACTGCTCGTGGTGGCCATCGTGGTGCCGCTGAACGTCCTGTTCGGCGTGCCCACCGCGCTGGTGTTGGCCCGAAACAAGTTCCGCGGCAAGAGCATTCTGCAGGCCATCATCGACCTGCCGTTCGCGGTGTCGCCTGTGGTCGTCGGTGTGGCGTTGATCCTGCTGTGGGGTTCGGCCGGCCTGTTCGGCTTCGTGGAGAACGACTTCGGATTCAAGATCATCTTCAGCTTCCCGGGCATCGTCCTGGCGAGCATCTTCGTGACCGTGCCGTTCGTCATCCGCGAGGTGGAACCGGTGCTGCACGAGATCGGCACCGACCAGGAGGAGGCCGCCTCGACCCTGGGATCGCAGTGGTGGCAGACGTTCTGGCGAATCACCCTGCCTTCGATCCGGTGGGGGCTGACCTACGGCATTGTGCTCACCATCGCCCGCACCCTGGGTGAGTTCGGTGCGGTGCTCATGGTGTCGTCGAACCTGCCCGGCACCTCCCAGACCCTCACGCTGTTGGTCGCCGACCGCTATACCCGCGCCAATGAGTACGGCGCCTACGCGATATCGACCGTCCTGATGGCCGTCGCCGTGCTGGTGCTGGTGGTTCAGGTCGTACTCGACGCGCGGCGCACTCAGGCAGCAAAATAG
- the cysT gene encoding sulfate ABC transporter permease subunit CysT: MTTLDNPEAIRPELTPGEPGRSRIQIPGSGNRYGSTSLRVGAATLWLSVIVLLPLAAILWQSAKGGWGAFYSAVTSNAAIESFKVTIGISIGVTIVNAFFGLLVAWVLTRDDFPGRRLVDAVIDLPFALPTIVASLVMLALYGPASPVGLHLQHTRWGVGIALLFVTLPFVVRSVQPVLLELDHEVEQAAASLGASNLVIFTKVILPALMPALLSGAGLAFSRAIGEFGSVVLIGGAVPGETEVSSQWIRTLIENDDRTGAAAISIVLLAISFVVLFILRAIGSRTARREEMSR; this comes from the coding sequence ATGACCACTCTGGACAATCCGGAGGCGATCCGGCCCGAGCTCACCCCTGGTGAGCCGGGCCGGTCCCGTATCCAGATTCCCGGATCGGGCAACCGGTACGGCAGCACGTCATTGCGGGTGGGTGCGGCCACGCTGTGGCTCTCGGTGATCGTGCTGCTGCCACTGGCCGCGATCCTCTGGCAGTCGGCCAAGGGCGGCTGGGGTGCGTTCTACTCGGCCGTCACCTCGAACGCGGCGATCGAGTCGTTCAAGGTGACCATCGGCATCTCGATCGGCGTGACGATCGTCAACGCGTTCTTCGGACTGTTGGTGGCGTGGGTTCTCACGCGTGACGACTTCCCCGGTAGGCGCCTGGTCGACGCTGTGATCGATCTGCCGTTCGCGCTGCCGACCATCGTCGCCAGCCTGGTGATGCTGGCGTTGTACGGTCCGGCCAGTCCGGTGGGTCTGCACCTGCAGCACACCAGGTGGGGTGTCGGCATCGCGCTGCTGTTCGTCACGCTGCCGTTCGTCGTGCGGTCGGTGCAGCCGGTGCTTCTCGAACTCGATCACGAGGTCGAACAGGCCGCGGCGTCGTTGGGTGCGAGCAACCTGGTGATCTTCACCAAGGTGATCCTGCCCGCGCTGATGCCTGCGCTGCTGTCCGGTGCCGGCCTGGCCTTCTCCCGCGCGATCGGTGAGTTCGGTTCGGTGGTGCTGATCGGCGGTGCGGTACCCGGGGAGACCGAAGTCTCCTCGCAGTGGATCCGCACTCTGATCGAGAACGACGACCGCACCGGTGCGGCCGCCATCTCGATTGTGCTGCTGGCGATCTCGTTCGTGGTGCTGTTCATCCTGCGGGCCATCGGTTCACGGACCGCCCGCCGGGAGGAGATGTCGCGATGA
- a CDS encoding LLM class flavin-dependent oxidoreductase, producing MDQLTFGYLYDFRNPQPWQRPWPQVYAEILDFVEWSESVGVEGAWGPEHHAAEDGYQPAPFVVLAASAARTK from the coding sequence ATGGACCAACTCACGTTTGGCTACCTGTACGACTTCCGCAATCCACAACCATGGCAGCGCCCATGGCCACAGGTGTATGCCGAGATCCTCGACTTCGTCGAATGGAGTGAGAGCGTCGGCGTCGAGGGCGCCTGGGGCCCGGAGCATCACGCCGCAGAAGACGGCTATCAACCGGCACCTTTCGTGGTGCTGGCGGCCAGCGCGGCGCGGACCAAGTGA